In the Leptospira sp. WS4.C2 genome, one interval contains:
- a CDS encoding bleomycin resistance protein, with protein MIKKSIPQLPSLDLLRSKEFYEKNLGFKTLKQYDDILLLGKDGFELHLWLCDDPSIPQNSSVYYHVDSIDSMYLGYKNKGIVHKNAELMDKPWGMREFYVMDLDGNLLKFGQVIEK; from the coding sequence ATGATCAAAAAATCAATCCCACAACTACCATCTTTGGATCTTTTGCGATCAAAGGAATTCTATGAAAAGAATCTGGGATTTAAAACTCTAAAACAATATGATGATATTCTTCTATTGGGGAAGGATGGGTTCGAGTTACATTTATGGTTATGCGATGATCCGTCCATTCCTCAAAACTCCAGTGTCTATTACCATGTCGATAGTATTGATTCCATGTATTTGGGTTACAAAAACAAAGGAATTGTCCATAAAAATGCGGAATTGATGGATAAACCTTGGGGGATGAGGGAATTCTATGTTATGGATTTGGATGGCAATTTATTGAAGTTTGGACAGGTTATAGAAAAATAA